One genomic window of Mercenaria mercenaria strain notata chromosome 2, MADL_Memer_1, whole genome shotgun sequence includes the following:
- the LOC123563839 gene encoding ADP-ribosylation factor-binding protein GGA1-like isoform X4, whose product MATKEEDLTLESCLNAATNPAIREEDWEAISKFVDQVNKELEGPQYAVRLLAHKIQSPIERESLYALTTLESCVKNCGKRFHQEVGKFRFLNEIIKVISPKYLGSKTTEKVKKKCIELMYCWHKGLPHEPKVAEAYQMLKQQGIVKEDPVYMDKESLDLPKPVPEEDRRATFEDEEKAKTLAKLLKSKNPEDLQAANRLIKNMVKQDTERMEKVSRRINELETIHANSKLLNEMVNHYNPQSTTESEKEMMKELYDSLEKLRPKLFRLASETEESDTDGLNTILKANDEVALTMSQYKKVVEGITQNGQTENSRGLKSPPATPGTQTNSTDADSLLSDLDEIFAPSASSTSQQAAVFPPNAFAMNQPVSAMTNMVAAPVASSSMGFSHPAGHIGLNQGQPTMSLNQGQPVMGLNQGQPTMGFSQPSLQPVASGVVGSMPQKQPQMPATQGSVFDTKPMQKVSESQGKALDDLNALGQSLMQQNLTKNTANYSFNQTQKPGKIPLNQLASGQMAQTTPIPSQILQTTPVPSQPTVAMATHPPPVAMVSGSGDTTLLGSSPATPKTTEVKPLTDVFVALESIQPGSAPPVSAYDKNGLKVLIHVAKDRPREDVIVMVISVLSTNTSPVKAFIFQAAVPKVMKVKLQPPSATDLPAFNPILPPSAITQVMLIANPQKEKIRLKFKISYSINNETHTDVGDIDSFTVQ is encoded by the exons atGCAGCTACAAATCCTGCTATACGTGAAGAGGACTGGGAGGCCATCTCCAAGTTTGTTGATCAAGTGAACAAAGAACTAGAGGGTCCTCAGTATGCTGTCCGACTTCTAGCTCATAAAATCCAGTCCCCTATCGAGAGAGAGTCCTTATATGCTCTAACG ACTCTTGAGTCATGTGTGAAGAATTGTGGGAAACGTTTTCATCAAGAAGTTGGGAAGTTTAGATTCCTCAATGAAATTATAAAAGTTATATCTCCAAAG TATTTGGGATCCAAAACTACAGAGAAAGTGAAAAAGAAATGTATAGAATTAATGTATTGTTGGCATAAAGGTTTACCCCATGAACCAAAGGTGGCTGAAGCCTACCAGATGTTAAAACAGCAGGGTATTGTGAAGGAAGATCCAGTCTATATGGATAAG GAATCACTTGATTTACCAAAACCCGTTCCTGAGGAGGACAGAAGAGCTACCTTTGAAGATGAAGAAAAGGCAAAG ACCTTAGCAAAATTATTGAAGAGTAAGAACCCAGAAGATCTGCAGGCAGCAAACAGGCTTATCAAGAACATGGTCAAACAG GACACAGAAAGAATGGAGAAAGTATCACGGAGAATCAATGAGCTGGAAACAATTCATGCAAATTCTAAACTGTTAAATGAAATGGTGAACCATTACAACCCTCAATCAACAACAGAGTCTGAGAAAGAAATGATGAAG gagTTGTATGATTCCCTAGAGAAATTGCGGCCAAAGCTGTTTCGTCTGGCCAGTGAGACAGAAGAGTCCGACACTGATGGACTTA ATACAATACTGAAAGCCAATGATGAAGTGGCTCTTACTATGTCACAGTACAAGAAGGTTGTTGAAGGTATCACACAGAATGGACAAACAGAAAACTCGAGAG GTTTGAAATCTCCACCTGCCACACCTGGTACCCAGACTAACAGTACTGACGCTGACAGTCTTCTGTCTGATCTTGATGAAATCTTTGCACCGTCAGCTTCCTCCACATCTCAGCAG GCAGCTGTATTTCCACCCAATGCTTTTGCTATGAACCAGCCTGTGTCTGCAATGACCAACATGGTAGCTGCACCAGTAGCCAGTAGCAGTATGGGTTTTAGTCATCCTGCAGGTCACATTGGCTTAAACCAAGGTCAACCTACTATGAGCTTAAACCAAGGTCAACCAGTAATGGGCTTAAACCAGGGTCAACCAACTATGGGTTTCAGCCAACCATCACTACAGCCTGTAGCCAGTGGTGTGGTTGGGTCCATGCCGCAAAAACAACCTCAGATGCCAGCAACTCAAG ggtctGTGTTTGATACGAAGCCAATGCAGAAGGTGTCAGAGTCACAAGGGAAAGCATTGGATGATTTGAATGCTCTCGGCCAGTCACTTATGCaacaaaatctgacaaaaaataCAGCCAACTACTCTTTTAATCAGAC TCAAAAGCCAGGAAAAATTCCGTTAAACCAATTGGCATCTGGTCAGATGGCACAGACCACACCCATACCATCTCAAATCCTGCAGACCACCCCTGTACCATCTCAACCAACTGTTGCTATGGCAACTCATCCTCCACCCGTTGCCATGGTATCTGGGTCAGGGGACACAACTCTACTGGGATCATCACCAGCTACACCAAAAACAACTGAGGTTAAACCACTTACAGATGTGTTTGTTGCTTTAGAATCCATACAGCCAG GCTCAGCTCCACCAGTGAGTGCCTATGACAAGAATGGACTGAAAGTTTTAATACATGTAGCGAAGGACCGTCCACGAGAAGATGTTATAGTGATGGTTATTTCAGTTCTCAGTACAAACACATCCCCTGTAAAAGCCTTTATATTCCAGGCTGCAGTCCCAAAG GTAATGAAAGTAAAGTTACAGCCTCCGTCAGCCACAGATTTACCAGCATTTAATCCTATACTCCCTCCTTCAGCCATAACTCAAGTAATGCTTATAGCTAATCCACAAAAG GAAAAGATAAGGTTAAAATTCAAGATTTCTTACTCCATAAACAATGAGACACATACGGATGTTGGAGACATTGATAGTTTTACAGTACAATGA
- the LOC123563839 gene encoding ADP-ribosylation factor-binding protein GGA1-like isoform X2 encodes MATKEEDLTLESCLNAATNPAIREEDWEAISKFVDQVNKELEGPQYAVRLLAHKIQSPIERESLYALTTLESCVKNCGKRFHQEVGKFRFLNEIIKVISPKYLGSKTTEKVKKKCIELMYCWHKGLPHEPKVAEAYQMLKQQGIVKEDPVYMDKESLDLPKPVPEEDRRATFEDEEKAKTLAKLLKSKNPEDLQAANRLIKNMVKQDTERMEKVSRRINELETIHANSKLLNEMVNHYNPQSTTESEKEMMKELYDSLEKLRPKLFRLASETEESDTDGLNTILKANDEVALTMSQYKKVVEGITQNGQTENSRGDSSLVDLNLDQFQPAPSTHSNNQPSSTASSFLDDEMLSLGLKSPPATPGTQTNSTDADSLLSDLDEIFAPSASSTSQQAAVFPPNAFAMNQPVSAMTNMVAAPVASSSMGFSHPAGHIGLNQGQPTMSLNQGQPVMGLNQGQPTMGFSQPSLQPVASGVVGSMPQKQPQMPATQGSVFDTKPMQKVSESQGKALDDLNALGQSLMQQNLTKNTANYSFNQTQKPGKIPLNQLASGQMAQTTPIPSQILQTTPVPSQPTVAMATHPPPVAMVSGSGDTTLLGSSPATPKTTEVKPLTDVFVALESIQPGSAPPVSAYDKNGLKVLIHVAKDRPREDVIVMVISVLSTNTSPVKAFIFQAAVPKVMKVKLQPPSATDLPAFNPILPPSAITQVMLIANPQKEKIRLKFKISYSINNETHTDVGDIDSFTVQ; translated from the exons atGCAGCTACAAATCCTGCTATACGTGAAGAGGACTGGGAGGCCATCTCCAAGTTTGTTGATCAAGTGAACAAAGAACTAGAGGGTCCTCAGTATGCTGTCCGACTTCTAGCTCATAAAATCCAGTCCCCTATCGAGAGAGAGTCCTTATATGCTCTAACG ACTCTTGAGTCATGTGTGAAGAATTGTGGGAAACGTTTTCATCAAGAAGTTGGGAAGTTTAGATTCCTCAATGAAATTATAAAAGTTATATCTCCAAAG TATTTGGGATCCAAAACTACAGAGAAAGTGAAAAAGAAATGTATAGAATTAATGTATTGTTGGCATAAAGGTTTACCCCATGAACCAAAGGTGGCTGAAGCCTACCAGATGTTAAAACAGCAGGGTATTGTGAAGGAAGATCCAGTCTATATGGATAAG GAATCACTTGATTTACCAAAACCCGTTCCTGAGGAGGACAGAAGAGCTACCTTTGAAGATGAAGAAAAGGCAAAG ACCTTAGCAAAATTATTGAAGAGTAAGAACCCAGAAGATCTGCAGGCAGCAAACAGGCTTATCAAGAACATGGTCAAACAG GACACAGAAAGAATGGAGAAAGTATCACGGAGAATCAATGAGCTGGAAACAATTCATGCAAATTCTAAACTGTTAAATGAAATGGTGAACCATTACAACCCTCAATCAACAACAGAGTCTGAGAAAGAAATGATGAAG gagTTGTATGATTCCCTAGAGAAATTGCGGCCAAAGCTGTTTCGTCTGGCCAGTGAGACAGAAGAGTCCGACACTGATGGACTTA ATACAATACTGAAAGCCAATGATGAAGTGGCTCTTACTATGTCACAGTACAAGAAGGTTGTTGAAGGTATCACACAGAATGGACAAACAGAAAACTCGAGAG GTGATAGTTCCCTGGTAGATTTGAACCTTGATCAGTTCCAACCTGCCCCTAGCACTCACAGCAATAACCAGCCCAGCAGCACAGCTTCATCATTTCTAGATGATGAAATGCTTTCCTTAG GTTTGAAATCTCCACCTGCCACACCTGGTACCCAGACTAACAGTACTGACGCTGACAGTCTTCTGTCTGATCTTGATGAAATCTTTGCACCGTCAGCTTCCTCCACATCTCAGCAG GCAGCTGTATTTCCACCCAATGCTTTTGCTATGAACCAGCCTGTGTCTGCAATGACCAACATGGTAGCTGCACCAGTAGCCAGTAGCAGTATGGGTTTTAGTCATCCTGCAGGTCACATTGGCTTAAACCAAGGTCAACCTACTATGAGCTTAAACCAAGGTCAACCAGTAATGGGCTTAAACCAGGGTCAACCAACTATGGGTTTCAGCCAACCATCACTACAGCCTGTAGCCAGTGGTGTGGTTGGGTCCATGCCGCAAAAACAACCTCAGATGCCAGCAACTCAAG ggtctGTGTTTGATACGAAGCCAATGCAGAAGGTGTCAGAGTCACAAGGGAAAGCATTGGATGATTTGAATGCTCTCGGCCAGTCACTTATGCaacaaaatctgacaaaaaataCAGCCAACTACTCTTTTAATCAGAC TCAAAAGCCAGGAAAAATTCCGTTAAACCAATTGGCATCTGGTCAGATGGCACAGACCACACCCATACCATCTCAAATCCTGCAGACCACCCCTGTACCATCTCAACCAACTGTTGCTATGGCAACTCATCCTCCACCCGTTGCCATGGTATCTGGGTCAGGGGACACAACTCTACTGGGATCATCACCAGCTACACCAAAAACAACTGAGGTTAAACCACTTACAGATGTGTTTGTTGCTTTAGAATCCATACAGCCAG GCTCAGCTCCACCAGTGAGTGCCTATGACAAGAATGGACTGAAAGTTTTAATACATGTAGCGAAGGACCGTCCACGAGAAGATGTTATAGTGATGGTTATTTCAGTTCTCAGTACAAACACATCCCCTGTAAAAGCCTTTATATTCCAGGCTGCAGTCCCAAAG GTAATGAAAGTAAAGTTACAGCCTCCGTCAGCCACAGATTTACCAGCATTTAATCCTATACTCCCTCCTTCAGCCATAACTCAAGTAATGCTTATAGCTAATCCACAAAAG GAAAAGATAAGGTTAAAATTCAAGATTTCTTACTCCATAAACAATGAGACACATACGGATGTTGGAGACATTGATAGTTTTACAGTACAATGA
- the LOC123563839 gene encoding ADP-ribosylation factor-binding protein GGA1-like isoform X3 — MATKEEDLTLESCLNAATNPAIREEDWEAISKFVDQVNKELEGPQYAVRLLAHKIQSPIERESLYALTTLESCVKNCGKRFHQEVGKFRFLNEIIKVISPKYLGSKTTEKVKKKCIELMYCWHKGLPHEPKVAEAYQMLKQQGIVKEDPVYMDKESLDLPKPVPEEDRRATFEDEEKAKTLAKLLKSKNPEDLQAANRLIKNMVKQDTERMEKVSRRINELETIHANSKLLNEMVNHYNPQSTTESEKEMMKELYDSLEKLRPKLFRLASETEESDTDGLNTILKANDEVALTMSQYKKVVEGITQNGQTENSREDFLKGLKSPPATPGTQTNSTDADSLLSDLDEIFAPSASSTSQQAAVFPPNAFAMNQPVSAMTNMVAAPVASSSMGFSHPAGHIGLNQGQPTMSLNQGQPVMGLNQGQPTMGFSQPSLQPVASGVVGSMPQKQPQMPATQGSVFDTKPMQKVSESQGKALDDLNALGQSLMQQNLTKNTANYSFNQTQKPGKIPLNQLASGQMAQTTPIPSQILQTTPVPSQPTVAMATHPPPVAMVSGSGDTTLLGSSPATPKTTEVKPLTDVFVALESIQPGSAPPVSAYDKNGLKVLIHVAKDRPREDVIVMVISVLSTNTSPVKAFIFQAAVPKVMKVKLQPPSATDLPAFNPILPPSAITQVMLIANPQKEKIRLKFKISYSINNETHTDVGDIDSFTVQ; from the exons atGCAGCTACAAATCCTGCTATACGTGAAGAGGACTGGGAGGCCATCTCCAAGTTTGTTGATCAAGTGAACAAAGAACTAGAGGGTCCTCAGTATGCTGTCCGACTTCTAGCTCATAAAATCCAGTCCCCTATCGAGAGAGAGTCCTTATATGCTCTAACG ACTCTTGAGTCATGTGTGAAGAATTGTGGGAAACGTTTTCATCAAGAAGTTGGGAAGTTTAGATTCCTCAATGAAATTATAAAAGTTATATCTCCAAAG TATTTGGGATCCAAAACTACAGAGAAAGTGAAAAAGAAATGTATAGAATTAATGTATTGTTGGCATAAAGGTTTACCCCATGAACCAAAGGTGGCTGAAGCCTACCAGATGTTAAAACAGCAGGGTATTGTGAAGGAAGATCCAGTCTATATGGATAAG GAATCACTTGATTTACCAAAACCCGTTCCTGAGGAGGACAGAAGAGCTACCTTTGAAGATGAAGAAAAGGCAAAG ACCTTAGCAAAATTATTGAAGAGTAAGAACCCAGAAGATCTGCAGGCAGCAAACAGGCTTATCAAGAACATGGTCAAACAG GACACAGAAAGAATGGAGAAAGTATCACGGAGAATCAATGAGCTGGAAACAATTCATGCAAATTCTAAACTGTTAAATGAAATGGTGAACCATTACAACCCTCAATCAACAACAGAGTCTGAGAAAGAAATGATGAAG gagTTGTATGATTCCCTAGAGAAATTGCGGCCAAAGCTGTTTCGTCTGGCCAGTGAGACAGAAGAGTCCGACACTGATGGACTTA ATACAATACTGAAAGCCAATGATGAAGTGGCTCTTACTATGTCACAGTACAAGAAGGTTGTTGAAGGTATCACACAGAATGGACAAACAGAAAACTCGAGAG aagACTTTTTGAAAG GTTTGAAATCTCCACCTGCCACACCTGGTACCCAGACTAACAGTACTGACGCTGACAGTCTTCTGTCTGATCTTGATGAAATCTTTGCACCGTCAGCTTCCTCCACATCTCAGCAG GCAGCTGTATTTCCACCCAATGCTTTTGCTATGAACCAGCCTGTGTCTGCAATGACCAACATGGTAGCTGCACCAGTAGCCAGTAGCAGTATGGGTTTTAGTCATCCTGCAGGTCACATTGGCTTAAACCAAGGTCAACCTACTATGAGCTTAAACCAAGGTCAACCAGTAATGGGCTTAAACCAGGGTCAACCAACTATGGGTTTCAGCCAACCATCACTACAGCCTGTAGCCAGTGGTGTGGTTGGGTCCATGCCGCAAAAACAACCTCAGATGCCAGCAACTCAAG ggtctGTGTTTGATACGAAGCCAATGCAGAAGGTGTCAGAGTCACAAGGGAAAGCATTGGATGATTTGAATGCTCTCGGCCAGTCACTTATGCaacaaaatctgacaaaaaataCAGCCAACTACTCTTTTAATCAGAC TCAAAAGCCAGGAAAAATTCCGTTAAACCAATTGGCATCTGGTCAGATGGCACAGACCACACCCATACCATCTCAAATCCTGCAGACCACCCCTGTACCATCTCAACCAACTGTTGCTATGGCAACTCATCCTCCACCCGTTGCCATGGTATCTGGGTCAGGGGACACAACTCTACTGGGATCATCACCAGCTACACCAAAAACAACTGAGGTTAAACCACTTACAGATGTGTTTGTTGCTTTAGAATCCATACAGCCAG GCTCAGCTCCACCAGTGAGTGCCTATGACAAGAATGGACTGAAAGTTTTAATACATGTAGCGAAGGACCGTCCACGAGAAGATGTTATAGTGATGGTTATTTCAGTTCTCAGTACAAACACATCCCCTGTAAAAGCCTTTATATTCCAGGCTGCAGTCCCAAAG GTAATGAAAGTAAAGTTACAGCCTCCGTCAGCCACAGATTTACCAGCATTTAATCCTATACTCCCTCCTTCAGCCATAACTCAAGTAATGCTTATAGCTAATCCACAAAAG GAAAAGATAAGGTTAAAATTCAAGATTTCTTACTCCATAAACAATGAGACACATACGGATGTTGGAGACATTGATAGTTTTACAGTACAATGA
- the LOC123563839 gene encoding ADP-ribosylation factor-binding protein GGA2-like isoform X5: MATKEEDLTLESCLNAATNPAIREEDWEAISKFVDQVNKELEGPQYAVRLLAHKIQSPIERESLYALTTLESCVKNCGKRFHQEVGKFRFLNEIIKVISPKYLGSKTTEKVKKKCIELMYCWHKGLPHEPKVAEAYQMLKQQGIVKEDPVYMDKESLDLPKPVPEEDRRATFEDEEKAKTLAKLLKSKNPEDLQAANRLIKNMVKQDTERMEKVSRRINELETIHANSKLLNEMVNHYNPQSTTESEKEMMKELYDSLEKLRPKLFRLASETEESDTDGLNTILKANDEVALTMSQYKKVVEGITQNGQTENSREDFLKGDSSLVDLNLDQFQPAPSTHSNNQPSSTASSFLDDEMLSLGLKSPPATPGTQTNSTDADSLLSDLDEIFAPSASSTSQQAAVFPPNAFAMNQPVSAMTNMVAAPVASSSMGFSHPAGHIGLNQGQPTMSLNQGQPVMGLNQGQPTMGFSQPSLQPVASGVVGSMPQKQPQMPATQGSVFDTKPMQKVSESQGKALDDLNALGQSLMQQNLTKNTANYSFNQTQKPGKIPLNQLASGQMAQTTPIPSQILQTTPVPSQPTVAMATHPPPVAMVSGSGDTTLLGSSPATPKTTEVKPLTDVFVALESIQPGSAPPVSAYDKNGLKVLIHVAKDRPREDVIVMVISVLSTNTSPVKAFIFQAAVPKVMKVKLQPPATTGLPAFYNL, encoded by the exons atGCAGCTACAAATCCTGCTATACGTGAAGAGGACTGGGAGGCCATCTCCAAGTTTGTTGATCAAGTGAACAAAGAACTAGAGGGTCCTCAGTATGCTGTCCGACTTCTAGCTCATAAAATCCAGTCCCCTATCGAGAGAGAGTCCTTATATGCTCTAACG ACTCTTGAGTCATGTGTGAAGAATTGTGGGAAACGTTTTCATCAAGAAGTTGGGAAGTTTAGATTCCTCAATGAAATTATAAAAGTTATATCTCCAAAG TATTTGGGATCCAAAACTACAGAGAAAGTGAAAAAGAAATGTATAGAATTAATGTATTGTTGGCATAAAGGTTTACCCCATGAACCAAAGGTGGCTGAAGCCTACCAGATGTTAAAACAGCAGGGTATTGTGAAGGAAGATCCAGTCTATATGGATAAG GAATCACTTGATTTACCAAAACCCGTTCCTGAGGAGGACAGAAGAGCTACCTTTGAAGATGAAGAAAAGGCAAAG ACCTTAGCAAAATTATTGAAGAGTAAGAACCCAGAAGATCTGCAGGCAGCAAACAGGCTTATCAAGAACATGGTCAAACAG GACACAGAAAGAATGGAGAAAGTATCACGGAGAATCAATGAGCTGGAAACAATTCATGCAAATTCTAAACTGTTAAATGAAATGGTGAACCATTACAACCCTCAATCAACAACAGAGTCTGAGAAAGAAATGATGAAG gagTTGTATGATTCCCTAGAGAAATTGCGGCCAAAGCTGTTTCGTCTGGCCAGTGAGACAGAAGAGTCCGACACTGATGGACTTA ATACAATACTGAAAGCCAATGATGAAGTGGCTCTTACTATGTCACAGTACAAGAAGGTTGTTGAAGGTATCACACAGAATGGACAAACAGAAAACTCGAGAG aagACTTTTTGAAAG GTGATAGTTCCCTGGTAGATTTGAACCTTGATCAGTTCCAACCTGCCCCTAGCACTCACAGCAATAACCAGCCCAGCAGCACAGCTTCATCATTTCTAGATGATGAAATGCTTTCCTTAG GTTTGAAATCTCCACCTGCCACACCTGGTACCCAGACTAACAGTACTGACGCTGACAGTCTTCTGTCTGATCTTGATGAAATCTTTGCACCGTCAGCTTCCTCCACATCTCAGCAG GCAGCTGTATTTCCACCCAATGCTTTTGCTATGAACCAGCCTGTGTCTGCAATGACCAACATGGTAGCTGCACCAGTAGCCAGTAGCAGTATGGGTTTTAGTCATCCTGCAGGTCACATTGGCTTAAACCAAGGTCAACCTACTATGAGCTTAAACCAAGGTCAACCAGTAATGGGCTTAAACCAGGGTCAACCAACTATGGGTTTCAGCCAACCATCACTACAGCCTGTAGCCAGTGGTGTGGTTGGGTCCATGCCGCAAAAACAACCTCAGATGCCAGCAACTCAAG ggtctGTGTTTGATACGAAGCCAATGCAGAAGGTGTCAGAGTCACAAGGGAAAGCATTGGATGATTTGAATGCTCTCGGCCAGTCACTTATGCaacaaaatctgacaaaaaataCAGCCAACTACTCTTTTAATCAGAC TCAAAAGCCAGGAAAAATTCCGTTAAACCAATTGGCATCTGGTCAGATGGCACAGACCACACCCATACCATCTCAAATCCTGCAGACCACCCCTGTACCATCTCAACCAACTGTTGCTATGGCAACTCATCCTCCACCCGTTGCCATGGTATCTGGGTCAGGGGACACAACTCTACTGGGATCATCACCAGCTACACCAAAAACAACTGAGGTTAAACCACTTACAGATGTGTTTGTTGCTTTAGAATCCATACAGCCAG GCTCAGCTCCACCAGTGAGTGCCTATGACAAGAATGGACTGAAAGTTTTAATACATGTAGCGAAGGACCGTCCACGAGAAGATGTTATAGTGATGGTTATTTCAGTTCTCAGTACAAACACATCCCCTGTAAAAGCCTTTATATTCCAGGCTGCAGTCCCAAAG GTAATGAAAGTAAAGTTACAGCCTCCGGCCACCACAGGTTTACCAGCATTTTATAATTTGTAA
- the LOC123563839 gene encoding ADP-ribosylation factor-binding protein GGA1-like isoform X1, translated as MATKEEDLTLESCLNAATNPAIREEDWEAISKFVDQVNKELEGPQYAVRLLAHKIQSPIERESLYALTTLESCVKNCGKRFHQEVGKFRFLNEIIKVISPKYLGSKTTEKVKKKCIELMYCWHKGLPHEPKVAEAYQMLKQQGIVKEDPVYMDKESLDLPKPVPEEDRRATFEDEEKAKTLAKLLKSKNPEDLQAANRLIKNMVKQDTERMEKVSRRINELETIHANSKLLNEMVNHYNPQSTTESEKEMMKELYDSLEKLRPKLFRLASETEESDTDGLNTILKANDEVALTMSQYKKVVEGITQNGQTENSREDFLKGDSSLVDLNLDQFQPAPSTHSNNQPSSTASSFLDDEMLSLGLKSPPATPGTQTNSTDADSLLSDLDEIFAPSASSTSQQAAVFPPNAFAMNQPVSAMTNMVAAPVASSSMGFSHPAGHIGLNQGQPTMSLNQGQPVMGLNQGQPTMGFSQPSLQPVASGVVGSMPQKQPQMPATQGSVFDTKPMQKVSESQGKALDDLNALGQSLMQQNLTKNTANYSFNQTQKPGKIPLNQLASGQMAQTTPIPSQILQTTPVPSQPTVAMATHPPPVAMVSGSGDTTLLGSSPATPKTTEVKPLTDVFVALESIQPGSAPPVSAYDKNGLKVLIHVAKDRPREDVIVMVISVLSTNTSPVKAFIFQAAVPKVMKVKLQPPSATDLPAFNPILPPSAITQVMLIANPQKEKIRLKFKISYSINNETHTDVGDIDSFTVQ; from the exons atGCAGCTACAAATCCTGCTATACGTGAAGAGGACTGGGAGGCCATCTCCAAGTTTGTTGATCAAGTGAACAAAGAACTAGAGGGTCCTCAGTATGCTGTCCGACTTCTAGCTCATAAAATCCAGTCCCCTATCGAGAGAGAGTCCTTATATGCTCTAACG ACTCTTGAGTCATGTGTGAAGAATTGTGGGAAACGTTTTCATCAAGAAGTTGGGAAGTTTAGATTCCTCAATGAAATTATAAAAGTTATATCTCCAAAG TATTTGGGATCCAAAACTACAGAGAAAGTGAAAAAGAAATGTATAGAATTAATGTATTGTTGGCATAAAGGTTTACCCCATGAACCAAAGGTGGCTGAAGCCTACCAGATGTTAAAACAGCAGGGTATTGTGAAGGAAGATCCAGTCTATATGGATAAG GAATCACTTGATTTACCAAAACCCGTTCCTGAGGAGGACAGAAGAGCTACCTTTGAAGATGAAGAAAAGGCAAAG ACCTTAGCAAAATTATTGAAGAGTAAGAACCCAGAAGATCTGCAGGCAGCAAACAGGCTTATCAAGAACATGGTCAAACAG GACACAGAAAGAATGGAGAAAGTATCACGGAGAATCAATGAGCTGGAAACAATTCATGCAAATTCTAAACTGTTAAATGAAATGGTGAACCATTACAACCCTCAATCAACAACAGAGTCTGAGAAAGAAATGATGAAG gagTTGTATGATTCCCTAGAGAAATTGCGGCCAAAGCTGTTTCGTCTGGCCAGTGAGACAGAAGAGTCCGACACTGATGGACTTA ATACAATACTGAAAGCCAATGATGAAGTGGCTCTTACTATGTCACAGTACAAGAAGGTTGTTGAAGGTATCACACAGAATGGACAAACAGAAAACTCGAGAG aagACTTTTTGAAAG GTGATAGTTCCCTGGTAGATTTGAACCTTGATCAGTTCCAACCTGCCCCTAGCACTCACAGCAATAACCAGCCCAGCAGCACAGCTTCATCATTTCTAGATGATGAAATGCTTTCCTTAG GTTTGAAATCTCCACCTGCCACACCTGGTACCCAGACTAACAGTACTGACGCTGACAGTCTTCTGTCTGATCTTGATGAAATCTTTGCACCGTCAGCTTCCTCCACATCTCAGCAG GCAGCTGTATTTCCACCCAATGCTTTTGCTATGAACCAGCCTGTGTCTGCAATGACCAACATGGTAGCTGCACCAGTAGCCAGTAGCAGTATGGGTTTTAGTCATCCTGCAGGTCACATTGGCTTAAACCAAGGTCAACCTACTATGAGCTTAAACCAAGGTCAACCAGTAATGGGCTTAAACCAGGGTCAACCAACTATGGGTTTCAGCCAACCATCACTACAGCCTGTAGCCAGTGGTGTGGTTGGGTCCATGCCGCAAAAACAACCTCAGATGCCAGCAACTCAAG ggtctGTGTTTGATACGAAGCCAATGCAGAAGGTGTCAGAGTCACAAGGGAAAGCATTGGATGATTTGAATGCTCTCGGCCAGTCACTTATGCaacaaaatctgacaaaaaataCAGCCAACTACTCTTTTAATCAGAC TCAAAAGCCAGGAAAAATTCCGTTAAACCAATTGGCATCTGGTCAGATGGCACAGACCACACCCATACCATCTCAAATCCTGCAGACCACCCCTGTACCATCTCAACCAACTGTTGCTATGGCAACTCATCCTCCACCCGTTGCCATGGTATCTGGGTCAGGGGACACAACTCTACTGGGATCATCACCAGCTACACCAAAAACAACTGAGGTTAAACCACTTACAGATGTGTTTGTTGCTTTAGAATCCATACAGCCAG GCTCAGCTCCACCAGTGAGTGCCTATGACAAGAATGGACTGAAAGTTTTAATACATGTAGCGAAGGACCGTCCACGAGAAGATGTTATAGTGATGGTTATTTCAGTTCTCAGTACAAACACATCCCCTGTAAAAGCCTTTATATTCCAGGCTGCAGTCCCAAAG GTAATGAAAGTAAAGTTACAGCCTCCGTCAGCCACAGATTTACCAGCATTTAATCCTATACTCCCTCCTTCAGCCATAACTCAAGTAATGCTTATAGCTAATCCACAAAAG GAAAAGATAAGGTTAAAATTCAAGATTTCTTACTCCATAAACAATGAGACACATACGGATGTTGGAGACATTGATAGTTTTACAGTACAATGA